In Danio rerio strain Tuebingen ecotype United States chromosome 18, GRCz12tu, whole genome shotgun sequence, the genomic window GTTTTCTCCATCCAAACTCTATTATCTTTGTAGCTTATGcctttttttcaatttcacttttttatgccaatttgcacatttaaaataatgattgtttattttattgcagtACATTTATGTCAGTTTAAATATGCACACTATAAAACAGCCAAATCTATGTTTCCTCTACCAGCATATAAAATAGGCAGCCACTGCCAGCATCGTTGCCAACTTGTGTAACTTCTACTATTGTGTCTGAAATAGTCTGTTTTTGTTATTCTCTCTGATCTATAATAGAGAAGATcattctattgaccttattcttgacGTACGAGTGGGTGCACCCATTGCAATCtatttggctcgagacttccggtctcatttacttccattgatttttagacataaatggcccatttccactggcTGGTACAGTaggggtcacctttatcaggcttgcatttccactaccaagggtaccctttttggtgggtgtggtgtctGACAAAGTTCAATCTACGTCATTCTTGCTCGAATAAATGtcaacagtaaagctgtacaggtcgttcacaaaTCACAGAGAAgcatttctcacaaaacagatgctttatacatataaatgcttctgtataaatgtttattactaacttttctatgaacagtaCTTGAttgtaactgcagatcaatgatggtgtgaaataacctactgtaacatctacaattatataaaataaataaataaataaataaatgcaacatacatgaacacatacagacccttacaatcTGGAAGGATCAGATGTcgaagacacttcaataatcacacacacgttattatcatcagctcataAAGTTCAATATAACAATTATAGACGCAATCGCAAGCTCCCTGGAGAAAGCtaaaaccgctcgcacttttagacggccttgtaaaacaacaacaagacacagcagattttgttcttcttgcctttgtggctgttcatcaagacattgacaaggtttgtttgagcttgttattatatgcagatagtattacgatgtaatgtctcgtTGTGTATTTAAAGCATGGCGGTTCTTTTGTTTACACTCTGGCTAGCTCCACCAGTtcgtgatgtatctctgtaaccaatcagtggTCAGgtgcgcgtgtagctccacctttttgTACCCTTTCGAAAgtgtgccgaaaaagtggtacggttcagTTAGGTACGCCATACCAtaccgaaccataccgtaccactcagtggaaacaggtcataaaacagcttgttatgctgtctgatgttgcaaactgatattttcttatattattaatttactttttatgtagTCATTAACACACTTGTTTTTTAGTGCAAGTATATAAATGTTTTCTGCCTTTTATCATTCCTAataatttctcccataggcaactgaatcggaacttataaaacaatcgcaaaaacgagtgcacttccgcgttaaagaataaggtcaatatagatCAGTGGTTATACTATAAATGAGTTTTTGTTTGAATGTGTATGATAAGCGCCACATAATATAATGTGCATGGTCCTTTCCTAAAACTAAAGATCTTTGTATAAGCGTAGTGAATAGTTGTGGCaggattttttaaatgtacaaaatctCAATTGACCTTTTTACTTCATAGTTCAAGTTATGGTTCCACACAGTTGGACTCTGAGCTGGTCCAGCGGCAGAGCTTTGCCTCTAGTCACCAGTCTACGTTTACCACCACGCACCACCCCACAGGTGAGCAAAGGGGCTCAGGCTGGGAAACAAGTATAGTCATTGCTTAAAGTCGTTGACAGCTGTCGTATGTTTCTTTTAGGAGTGTTCGACTCAAATCAGCACAGCACAGCCAGCAGCAACACTACTGAATCATCGATTATGAACTTCCTCTCTGCTATTGAATCTCGTAGCCTTCAGGCTGGACCTGCTGGCTCTACTCTTCTCCCATCATTTCGAAGCCCCTCCTGGCAAACTGGTAAAAATATATTAGGTCTCTCTGTCTAATTTCGAGAAGCCCTGAAGTCTACTCAAGGGTCATGTCGtcatgtgttttatattttattttaataaaatgttcattTCATCCTTTATTTCTTTGTATTATATGTTAGAATTTTATCTGATAATTTTTAACCTACCCTATTTGCTGCTGGGTCACTTTTTCCACTATCGGACCCAATGGTTCTGTAATGTGATTGGGATGCTGACAAGGGAGTTGTGGATCCAAATACAGGTTTATTGAACAGAGAATGCTCAGGCGAGCAACAATCAACACagggcaaacagatgtatttaGTAAACCGAGAGTCAATGTCAAataacaggcgaatggtcagtacaggcaggcagcagacaacgtaaaACAAAACAAGGGTCTAAACCGGCAAGACAAGGCAAAGGAAACGCGTCGTAAAGTtcacaaacagataaacaaggCTCAGCAGAgagttgtgtgtgtttgctgtataaatagttcatgtaatcagttcatgagcagctGCCAGCCGTGAGTGTTTGAAATCAACGAAATGAGGAACAGGTGCGTGCGTGCGGTGCTAGACCggaattgtagtccatatactggcagatttgtagttctttattgAACTGTGTGTCTACTAGCGATTTGTAGCCGggagattgctggtgatcataacaagtTCTCTTTGCTTAACCATTTGCTTAACTTTGCATAACTACAACTGGAACCACACACCTGTCTGTTATATTGACTGTCATAATGGCCATTTGGCACAATAGTGAAAAAGTAGTCTATAACTCCTTTGTAAACTACTATGCATGTAAAATTAAATAGCATGGAGGAATAAATAGCACATTATTTACATTGTAAACAGGGGCTGCAGTTTTGTTTGTCCGTTATAGTTTGTATCAGGTCATCTATTGATAACTTTTTGCAATGCTTGCATAATTACATTGTGACAGTTTTACAAACACAATCCTAGCTAAAATGCACAACTAAAACTGCTACAGTCATACCAAAGGGATCAGGTACTTCTGACAGTTGTATGTGGAGTGGCAGGTGGTACACACAGAATGGAAAGGTCTTATAGCATTAGTTATTCTGGTATTAAGTATAAATAGCACAAGTCCCTCATTCTCCAATCTCTCCGCTCACTGTTACTGGCCATGCCATATTTAGTTTCAATAGAATGCCTGTTTGCACTAAAGTAAGTTACAGTATAATTGGCACAATGAACTTTTATCTAACAAAATCGAGCAAAGATTTGATTACTTATGATAAGACCCTGTTTTTAATGTGTTCATTTATTGCGTAAGGAAGCATAATGACCTGCAAATTTAGTACTGCCTACAGTACAcaaaacttttaatatttttctcttgtAGGTGCAAACTCCTCAACAGAGCTTTTTCTTACTGGAGCCCTGCACCCATCAGGAACGTTTCCGACACCATCTGCGCTTTCATCCTACCAGCATCCCAGTGCCTTTCCTACCAGAAGTTTCACCACTGCATCAGCACTTGGTGTTCAGGACAGCACTTTCAGCTCTTCAAATGGTCTGCTATCCTCTAATGACTCTCTGCTTCAGCTCAAGTCTTCTCAGAACACAGTGCAAACTGCACTTGCCTTTAGTGGTACATCTCTTGGGGTTGGCTTGCCACCCCAGTCCTCCACATATCGCTCAGCACAAGAATCAGCCCCACATCTGCTTCAACCCCAGTTCAGTTTGCTGTCTGCATCCTTGGGCAGTTCCCAGCAAGCCCCTCAGCCTTACAGTGGCCCGGCTTTCTCAGGCTCCATTGAACGAGCACTTCAGCGTGAATGTAGTGTGATCAAGCACCACCAGCGGCCTTCTAGCACCCAGCCAGTACAGGAGCAGCTGGCCAACAGTGCTCAGCACTCTCTACAGGGTTATCTGCATGATGAGAGTGACGTTTCATATCAACAGGACCTGTCCCCGCACACACCCGTACCCTGCAGTCCGGTGGGTGACCCTTCACCCCTAAATGGCACTACACAACAGAAGACAGCTTCTCAAACTCAGGCCTATGCTTCTTCTGTCCCCTCCCCTGGGTTTTCCAGCTCAACTGGAGTAAAGGTTAAAGATGGTTCTTCCAGTATAGCACAACATCCCAGTGAGGACACAGACTCTCAAGTCCAGACAAGCTCTCCAGGCCTGCAGCCGCAGAGCTACTCCTCTCCAACACAGAAACAAAGCTCAGTAATCGCTAGCCAGTTGCAACCATACACATCAACGCAACTTACAGGCCTGGTTTCCGTTAGTGCCTCGCATACTTATATCACATCTCAAAGCCTGTCAAATAGCCTCAGCCAAACACAAGCCTTTACTTCTAGTTTGCCTGAAAAACTTCCTTCCATTTACAAAACTCTCTCATCGTTCGCTAGTCAGTCTGAAGCTGAGACATCTGTAAGCCAGTCTCATATTTATTCCTCCAGTCAGCAGCAGGATTTGCACCCTTCGGGAAACAGGGAAGGGTATGAGACACATGTGCAAACTCATTGCATGGGAAGTCCTTCTCAAAGCTATTCTTCCAGCCACTCTCAGGGCCTGCCAACCATTAGTTTCTATACCCAGGGGCCGGCATCTGTTAGCATACCTTCACAAAACTATGTGTCAAGTCAGTCTTTAACATCTGTCCCTTCCTTCTCATCAAATTATTCCCGAAGTTTATCATCCTCTAACCCAGGACAGGACTACGTCTTAATGCAGTCCTCTCCTGGTAGTAAGACAGACAATGCTCTGTTACAGCAGAAGTACTTGTTATCTGTCCAGTCGTCAACCTCTTCTGCTGCCACTTACACCAAGGTCTTACCAAAGGATCAGTCCTCAGTTGAGATTAAACCACGCCAAGAAGATGAGCAAATGTTTCTTCCCTCAAAAGCAAGCTCTGGAGAGCTTCCTCTTGAGGATGTGCAGGCATTGCAAAAAGGCTCTTTGGTAACCTCCCCTCAAAACATTTCAACCAGTGAAATTGGAGAACAAAATAGTGCAAAAAATGATATTTATGTAGTTTCGAAGATGGAAGACAGGCACAACACCCCAAGTGTTATTCGTAGTAACTCTCGAACAGAGGAGCAGACCCTTTCACAGATGGAAAACACTAAAGAACTCACTACCAATGCCAATGCTAAGAGTATTCCTTTGTTAATGCACTCCTCCACCCTTGCACCCTTGAGTGCTGATCAGCTGAAACAGCATACTTTACTTCTGAAAGGGTCCAGTTCTCAGCAGCAGAACCATCACGAACAGATAATACAAGTTCAAACGACAGATCCCAGACAGCTGTCTGAGGGGCAAGCACAGTTCATCCGGGTTCCCAGCACTACCCAAGTTCTTCTCGATCCCTCCCACATGATCGTTCTGCAACAGCCTGTGCTCACCACAGCACAGAATCAGCCCAAGCAGACTATGTACATGCAGTCTGTACCAGTCCAGTATGTCCATATGAACAGCGACACTGTTAATTTGACAATTAATGGGCGTCACAACCAGCAATTTGTCTCTCACCAAGTGCCCAACTCAACAGGGTCCACTAAAGAAGACCCAACACTAAAGGACCAGTCAAGTCCTCATGACATAAAGCAAAACTTTTCCCTCAATTCTGTATGCTTTTCAGACTCCATGCTTTTGGCAGATGAGAGAAACATACTCTCAAATGTTGATGACATCCTTGCTGCTACTGCAGCTGCCTGTGGCGTCACACCACAGGACTTTGTCAAATCCACATCATCTGATGGTGACATGTCATCAGTAGCCAACCCTGTAGACTCCAAGTGCAATTTTCAGTCACCTGAAAACCGACACAATAGTTTCCCATCTCAGCATATGATAATTAACCCACAAGCCATGACTGTAATTGGTGCTCAAACAACATACTCCAAAGAAGAAACTGAGGGACATCAAGTGTTTACACTTTCACACTCTAACAACCAACCTGAAGAAAGATGCAAATCTGCACAAGATATATCTGATAAGGTTGCAAATGCCCATGAGAAAAGTGATGTGTTATCCAAAGGACGTTTTGTAAACTCTAGCAATGGCTCTTTGAATACTAATGGACTTGCTATAAGTAATACAACCTCAAATGATTTTAATTTGGCTAATCAGCAGCAAAGCCAGTCACCACATCATATTACTGAAAATGTTTCAAGTAATCTAAGCCAACAAAAAGAATtgaaaggttttaaaaccaaTGATAGTATCATTGAAAATTCAACTGATGGCCTTGCAAAAAAACGATCCAGATCAAAGGGTTCATCCAAGCAGACTGCTGAAGATGAAAATGGTCAGCCTAAATTTCAGAAGAAAAGCATACAAGTTAAGCGACAAAATTCCCGTGCCAATGAGACTAGTACAACCTCCGCCTCAGAGGTTTCCCATGATAACTTTCAGCAGCAGGAGAAGATGCGTCAGAAGTTAAAAGAGGTTGAGGAAAAACAGCCAGAGGTTAAAACTGGATTCCTGGGCTCCTTTCTGGACTTTCTGAAATCTGGATCCAGACAAAACTTATCATCTCCACCAATACGGTCACCCAATCGCACAAGGAAGTCTTCAGCCTCCAAGAGGCCTCCTAATCCATTACTTATTCCCTTTAAACCTCCACCTCCTGTAACCCCATTGATATCCCCGGAACCTCAAAGTGTCATTTCTACAAAGCGACTTGATGAAGAGCTCCAGAGGAATCTGGAAACCCTACCATCATTTTCCTCTGATGAAGAAGATTCGGTGGGGAAAAACCAGGATCTTCAAAAGAGCATCACTTCTGCACTTTCATCTTTAGACGAGCCCTCAGACAAAAAACAGAAGTTGGGTATGGAAGACATTTCAAagccttttatttaaaaaatatgaactATTATTGATGTACTGACATTCATGTATTTTATGGAAACACTATTTGATCAAAATCATTTCAGGTGACAATGTGAAGCAGCTTCAGACCTCCAGCACACAGCCTGTAGTTGTGGACCAACAGAAGTCTGTAGAGAAGATTTCTGCTGAGGATTTACTGAAGGATGTGCCTACAGACAAGCTGGCGGTTCAGCTGAATGCAGTTGCTATCGAAGGCCTGATTGATGAGGAGCTGTCAGATAGTGGAGGGGAGGGCATGTACCGAGAACGTGATGAGTTTGTGGTTAAGAACGAGGACATTGAAAGGCTAACGGTATGCTGCTGTTTATGAGCCAATTGATGTCATCATAAAATCAACACTTGCTTAAATGATCTTATTGATAAAAGTGATTCATTTTATGGAAATACAGTGAGTTGTGAATGACTGTATATGTTGATTCttaattgttaaattttttaCGTGACGTATCAGTTGTTGCTGAGCAGTTAGTGACGTTTTCACCTACCTTCTTTTAACTTAGACGAAACCCAGACAGCCTAACTGTGTTTCATCAAACCCTTTGTCTCTGTAAGCCTTTGATGTGTTGTGTTTTGGCTGTAGGTCACATTGAAGGCAGGCGTCGAACCACCAGCCATCTGGAAGGTTCAAAAAGCCCTGTTGCAGAAGTTCGTACCAGAGCTCAGGGATGGAAAACGAGTGTTTTTTGCCACCAACAGTGTAAGTGCTAATGCATAACATATAACACAGCAAACTTCAAATGCATGTCTGAAAATGCTGTGAACAACTGGCAATGTCATGTGCTCTTTACAGTATCTGGGGTACTTCGGTGATGCTAAGCTCATGTACAGGAGAGTACATGTCAAGTTTCTTGACACGGTCAATAAACGCGAGTATGTTCGGGTTTGCAGCAGAAAACCACAATGTAAGCCCATGCATTCAATGAGGTACGAGCCATTTCTGTCTTATTTATTAATGTGAATCCAGTTTTTATTGTGAAAAGTTTGGTTGTGCACATTTCATTATTAGGATTTTTTCATGACAGACCTGTTGCTGGTGTCATAAGCAGGACTTTTCCTCCTTATACTTATCCTCTACATTTTTTAAGTTCCACACCCACATCTCATCCTTTTAACAATAAACGGCGCATAGAACTAAAGCCACTTTTCCACTAAACATCACAAGTATGGTTCACTACGGTTTAATGCTGCTTTTTTTGCTTTACCGCTCCAATTTACTAACGTTTAAAGTGGGTGGGAGTATGGATATTGTTGCACCACATCTACTGACATCATCATAAATGCTTGAAAAACAAATGTGTGACAGAAACCGACCCACAACACAGAGGCAATAGATGCTACAGATGCAATAAGCACTGGCTGCTGATGACTATTGAAATATAGTCTGTGATCAGATGTGTGTATAAGTGACATTTTGGTAacagtgtacactacctgacaaaagtcttgttgttgatctcagttgtaagagcagcaaataataacttgacttctagttgatcatttggaaaaatggcagaaggtagatttttctgatgaatcatctgttgagctgtatccaaatcatcacaaatactgcagaagtttTGGCTTCTGATTTTTTTTGTTCCTCATTTGTTTGCATCTCACAATGCTGAAGAAAAGATTTGTCGATGCTTCAGTTTTATAGTGACTTAAAAAAATCACCAACT contains:
- the qser1 gene encoding glutamine and serine-rich protein 1; this encodes MERNYPSSSFTEPGSAAAQTAGWAYKPSSSYGSTQLDSELVQRQSFASSHQSTFTTTHHPTGVFDSNQHSTASSNTTESSIMNFLSAIESRSLQAGPAGSTLLPSFRSPSWQTGANSSTELFLTGALHPSGTFPTPSALSSYQHPSAFPTRSFTTASALGVQDSTFSSSNGLLSSNDSLLQLKSSQNTVQTALAFSGTSLGVGLPPQSSTYRSAQESAPHLLQPQFSLLSASLGSSQQAPQPYSGPAFSGSIERALQRECSVIKHHQRPSSTQPVQEQLANSAQHSLQGYLHDESDVSYQQDLSPHTPVPCSPVGDPSPLNGTTQQKTASQTQAYASSVPSPGFSSSTGVKVKDGSSSIAQHPSEDTDSQVQTSSPGLQPQSYSSPTQKQSSVIASQLQPYTSTQLTGLVSVSASHTYITSQSLSNSLSQTQAFTSSLPEKLPSIYKTLSSFASQSEAETSVSQSHIYSSSQQQDLHPSGNREGYETHVQTHCMGSPSQSYSSSHSQGLPTISFYTQGPASVSIPSQNYVSSQSLTSVPSFSSNYSRSLSSSNPGQDYVLMQSSPGSKTDNALLQQKYLLSVQSSTSSAATYTKVLPKDQSSVEIKPRQEDEQMFLPSKASSGELPLEDVQALQKGSLVTSPQNISTSEIGEQNSAKNDIYVVSKMEDRHNTPSVIRSNSRTEEQTLSQMENTKELTTNANAKSIPLLMHSSTLAPLSADQLKQHTLLLKGSSSQQQNHHEQIIQVQTTDPRQLSEGQAQFIRVPSTTQVLLDPSHMIVLQQPVLTTAQNQPKQTMYMQSVPVQYVHMNSDTVNLTINGRHNQQFVSHQVPNSTGSTKEDPTLKDQSSPHDIKQNFSLNSVCFSDSMLLADERNILSNVDDILAATAAACGVTPQDFVKSTSSDGDMSSVANPVDSKCNFQSPENRHNSFPSQHMIINPQAMTVIGAQTTYSKEETEGHQVFTLSHSNNQPEERCKSAQDISDKVANAHEKSDVLSKGRFVNSSNGSLNTNGLAISNTTSNDFNLANQQQSQSPHHITENVSSNLSQQKELKGFKTNDSIIENSTDGLAKKRSRSKGSSKQTAEDENGQPKFQKKSIQVKRQNSRANETSTTSASEVSHDNFQQQEKMRQKLKEVEEKQPEVKTGFLGSFLDFLKSGSRQNLSSPPIRSPNRTRKSSASKRPPNPLLIPFKPPPPVTPLISPEPQSVISTKRLDEELQRNLETLPSFSSDEEDSVGKNQDLQKSITSALSSLDEPSDKKQKLGDNVKQLQTSSTQPVVVDQQKSVEKISAEDLLKDVPTDKLAVQLNAVAIEGLIDEELSDSGGEGMYRERDEFVVKNEDIERLTVTLKAGVEPPAIWKVQKALLQKFVPELRDGKRVFFATNSYLGYFGDAKLMYRRVHVKFLDTVNKREYVRVCSRKPQCKPMHSMRSSQAKALLAQRFAAATASDCATQKTAQQKALSKPKPKQPKAKAEPPPKKRKKWKEEFTSSPSDSSPEAVSEDDEFTPPVPFASRFLNTRTMKETFKSFVELLVSVALDADVLNALERENDELLLPHMKRVDGMITDNRRRLLPKLRMGQIFKNALDCFPELSVVTELKTDCETPVFKVRLSGRAYNKKTMKPSKSPSKLPLEYTVDQQKTKWFSLYHSLQHYKYHTYLMCVEEIELLKSRGRDLGQEETVQTCMGNRSWVEGLFDRFGELLTQVQQACL